Below is a genomic region from Flexibacter flexilis DSM 6793.
GTATTAGCCACCATCGACGGCAATCCTGCGGGCACTGGCCGTTGGCGTTTCACGGATTTGGGCATAAAACTCGAACGCTTCTCAGTGTTAGAGGAATACAGAAGTTACGGCATAGGCTCGGCTATTATGCGTTTTATGTTGGAAGACATCGCCCAAAAACCTGAGTCTGAAGGAAAAACTATTTATTTGCACGCCCAACTTACAGCCATGGGACTTTATACCAAATTTGGTTTTGTGGCAGAAGGCAGCACTTTTCAGGAAGCAGGCATCGACCACTTCAAAATGATTAAAAGATTTTAAAAGTATTAACTTTTGTATTTTTAAAAGCCCGCAAACATTTGTGGGCTTTGTTATTTTCGAGAATATGGCAGCCACACACCAAAAGTTGTGCCTTCTCCTACCCTGCTGTGCACATTGATTTTGCCGCCGTGTTTTTCTACCACCGACTTCACGTAATGCAACCCCAGCCCAAAGCCTTTGACGTTGTGCAGGTTTCCAGACGGAACGCGGTAAAATTTATCAAAAATTTTGCGCTGATGCTCCGCCGAAATACCAATGCCTTTATCCGAAATTTCTACTAAAACGCCTTTTTTCTGGCACGAAGTTTTAATACCAATTTCGGGAGATAATGCGCTGTATTTGATGGCATTGTCTATCAAATTGGCGAAGGCATTCCGTAAATGCAGGCCGTCGGCGGAGACCTCATCGGAGCAGTTTTGCGGAAAATCAAGCGCGATACGACCATTCACATTTTGCAACGTTTGGGTGTAGCTCTCGGCCACTTGCTCCAATACCTGATGCAAGTGTACGGTTTGGCGATTGAGTTCCCACACGTCTTTGTCGGCGGAAGCCGTTTGCAAAAGGCGTTCCACTTGGCTGCGCAAGCGTTGCGTTTCGTGCTGAATAATATTGGCGTAATTCTGGAGACGTGCGGGATGTTTGCCAATGTCGGGCTTACGCAAAACGTCGGCGGCAACGGTGATAGTGGCCAACGGCGTTTGAAATTCGTGGTTCATGTTATTGATAAACTCCTTCTGAATTTCAGACAAGCGTTTTTGTTTCAAAATAACAAACATTGCATAGCCAAAAAACACGGAAACCAACACCAACACGCCCGTAGAAAACAACCAAATCCCCATGCTGCTGAGCAAGTTAGCATCTTTATTCGGGAAATAAACGCCAAAATAGTAGTTGTCGGTATTCCAACGCGGCAGCGAACTGGTACACGACGGATTTTTCTCATCTTTTTCCAACGAAACATAATTGCCATACACCATTTTTTCGCCCACACAATCATAAATGGCGTACTCGAAATTCTCGATTACGTTGCGTTTGAGTAACTCTTCCCTCAAATACAACTCCAGCACATTGGCATCAATCACATCGTTTACGCGCACCACAAAATAATTGGGCGAAAGCTGACTCACAGGGTTTTCGGCAGCCATCTGGTGGCCGTTGTAATGAAGCAATCGCACCGCCACGTTGCGCAAGGCAATATTTACCCCAAAATTGAATTGGGTTTCGCGCAAATCAAAAGCACGATTCAGCCAAAACAATTGAATGGAAAAAATACCCGCGATACACAGCACGCCCAGCGTAACAATGAGTGCAATAGTGCGATTTTTCATAAATCAGGCCTTTTATTGTCCTAAAGCAATGGCTCTTTCGTTGGCTTTTTGGAGACCTTCGGCAATGATTTTGTCCAGCGCACGCGCCTCAAACACCGACAAAGCGGCCTCCGTAGTACCGCCTTTAGACGCTACGCGCGTAATCCATTCGCGGCACGACAAATCGCGCAAGTTGAGCAAATGCACCGCACCCATAAAAGTTTGTTCCACCAACAATTCGGCTTGCTGTAAGCTAAAACCCATTTGCTGCGCTGCATTTATCATAGATTCCATAAAATAATACACATACGCAGGGCCGCTACCCGACACCGCCGTAACCGCATCAATGAGGCTTTCTTGTTCAAAATAAATGGATTTGCCCGTCGTGTTCAGCAGGTTTTGAATTGCGAAAAGCTCCACTTTACTCACGGACGCGTCCGCCGTAAACCCCGACATTCCCATTCCGATTTGGGCGGGCAAGTTGGGCATTACGCGAATAATGCGTTCGGTGGGCAAAGTCGCTTGTATATTTTGGATTTTTACACCCGCCATCACACTCAAAATCAAGTGTTTGTCATTAATGTAAGGCGCAATCATGGGGTAAACTTTATGCGCGTCTTGAGGCTTTACGGCCAAAATAATTACGTCTATTTCGTCGATGTAGTCGCCTGCCTGCAAATGCACATTCACGAAACCTTTGGCGCGAAAAACCTCTGCTTTGGCTTCGGTGCGCTCCAACAAATGTAAATCTTGGCGCGAAATGGCGTGACTTGCTACCAAACTTTCCGCGTAGGTAGTGCCCATGTTTCCGCCGCCGATAATGAGTATTTTCATTTTATTTTTATTTCAGCAAAAAGGAAAATACAGGCCGTATCTCAGACCTGTATTTTATTCATAATCAATAATTTACAACGCTTTCATTTCGGCACTCACAAAGTCCATAAGTTCTTTGATGTACTCTTTGGAAAAATCGAAACGAATGTAAGCCGCTTCATAAATTTGGCTAATCGGCGCGGCATAACCCAAACGCAAAGCATTGAGATAACCTTCTAAGCCGCGTTGCGGATTTTCTTTGTAATTTTTCCAAACGGCCACCGCACCCAATTGCGCAATAGCGTATTCGATATAATAAAACGGCACTTCAAACAAATGCAATTGTTTTTGCCAAATATTGGCTTTGAAATGCTCATAACCGCTCCAGTTCACGGCACTTGGGCTAAATTGCTCGTAGATACTGAGCCAAGCCGCTTTGCGTTGCTCCAGCGTGTGCGTAGGATTTTCGTAAACCCAGTGCTGGAATTTGTCAATCGTGGCCACCCAAGGCAATGTTTCGAGGATTTGGGCTAAATGTTCGCGTTTGGCGCGGCGCAAATCGTCTTCATTTTCAAAAAACAAATGCCATTGTTCCATCGAAATCAATTCCATAGACATCGAAGCCAACTCGGCTACTTCCGACGGCGGATGTTTGAAAAACTGCAACGGCTGTTCGCGCGTCAGGAACGAATGCACCGCATGGCCGCCTTCGTGAAGCAATGTTACCAAATCACGCAACGTAGAAGTTGCATTCATGAAAATAAATGGCACGCCGATTTCGTCGAGCGGATAATTATAACCGCCTGGTGCTTTGCCTTTGCGCGAGACCAAATCCAAATGCCCCATTTCCTTCATCACGGACAGACAATCACCCAAATATTTATCAATGTTATAAAATGCTTGAATGGTTTTGTCCAGAAGTTCTTCACCCGAACTAAACGGTTTAAGCGGGTTGCGGCGTTCTTCATCTACAGCCAAATCCCAAGGGCGCAGTTCGGTGAGTTCTAAGGCTTGGCGGCGATGCTCTGCCAAACCGTTAAGCAAAGGTACTACCTGTTCGGCTACGGCCTCATGGAAAGCAAAACAGTCGGCTGGCGTATAGTCAAAACGCCCCATTGCCTTAAACATATAATCTCTAAAGTTTTCAAAACCAGCATTTTGGGCAACCTGATGGCGCAGCCCCAACAACTGCGTGTACAACTCGTTAAGTTGCTCACTTTCTTGCAGGCGGCGCGACTGAATGGCCTCGTACACCGACTGGCGAACGTCTCTATCCGTTTCTTGCAGGCGCACGGCGGCTTGTTGTAGCGTAAATTCGTGGCCGTCGAGGGTTACGGTCATGGCTGCCGAAATTGCCCCGTAACGTTGCTGTTCGGTCTGGATTTGGGTTTGGAGTGGAATATTTTCTTCTCTGAAAATCTCAATGTCTTTTCGCACGTTGCGCAAAAAATTCTGATACGCCACGCTATCGAGTTGCCCTGCAAAGGGACTTTCGTTGAGTTTTTCGTTCAGAAGATTGGCAAACGGCGCGATATTCGGCTCAATTTCTTCTACAAAAAAATGAAAAGCGGCGGTATGGTCGGGGTTAGTCGTATCGCAGGTCATGCGGATATAACGCCAACCCATTTCTTCTTCCAATAAAGATTCCAGTTCGCTGCGATCTGACAACCAGTTTTTTAAATCATCTACCGAAGCAATAGAGCGGTCTGCTAACTGTTGGAAATAGGGTTCTAAGGCTGCCCAATCAGTTACCGTAAAATCGGCAGGCAGCAAATGTCTTTGTGGACGAGATGGTATTTGCATAAATTTTTAAATATTAGGAGTGATAAATCGTAATATATTCGGGAAAAGCATCAAAACAAAATTGGCGAATGCTTCCCTGATAACAAAGAAAAGCATTCGCCAATTCCAGTATTATATCGTAAAATAATTATTTGCGGTGTAACGCACCACCACCAATGGCCAAACGTACATACCAGCCATTATTAGCAGACTTTGCATAATTACTTGCATTTTCTAGTTTAATATCGTTCACATTGTATTTATTGTTCGCCATTTGAGATTGGTAGCCAAAACGCAAACCAAGATTAAATCCTTTATTGTCGTCATTTCCGCCACTGTGTACAAAATAGTTTACACCCACAGCAGCATTAAAGGCCAAATTATGGTTATAATACAATGCATTTTGTTCTGAGATTTCAGTTGTTCCTGGGTAGCTACGGCCTGTAAGGATGTTGCTGCTGCGTGGATCAGAAAGAATATGGCCGCTGGCAGCGTACCCAATCCCCACCAACGGATATACCACAAAATTCTTTTTGTGTAACACTATATAGCCTGCATTTACCAATACCGCAGCCCCCACACGACGAGTCCCTAACTTAAATTTATAATCATCTTCATTGCCCAATGCCAGCAGATTAGTATGAGATTGTTCGGCTTTATTGCCCAAAGTTACATTCAGTTCACCACCGATCAATACACTATTAAACACATCATAGCCCTCACCGCCCAGCACCAATGCACCTGCTTTTGGCTCAGGGAAATTGAACAACCCTGTATTATTTTTTACGACTTTATCATAAAATTTTTGGTCGCCAAAACCCGTATAGCCAACAAAAAAATGGCCAAAACCTCCGAAACGATCAGCTTGTTGAGCCATAGAAGCTGATACTGTGGCAAGCAAGAATGAACCTACTAGTAATATTTTTTTCATGGGAAAAAGAAATGTTTAAGAATTAGGATGAACTATTAAAAATACAATCCCCAATAATACCACAAATAGCGGAGCTTAAAAAATGATTGTACCATTATTCTCAATTTTTATTATTAAAAATTCAGGAAAAATGCTTTGAAAGAAAATAACAACGAAACTTATTATCAAATTTGTAAGTTAGGCCACAGACGCATTACAATACAAATCTTATGAACAATCTACCACGTTTTATCCGTTGGCCGTTTATTTTCTTGGCGATTTGCTGGGGAGTTTGGTTTTTTGAAGCGGTTACACATATCGACTTAGGCGTTTGGGGCATATTGCCGCGCCATTGGTCAGGGCTTTGGGGCATCTTATTTTCACCGTTTCTTCATGGCGGACTCTGGCATTTGGTAGCCAATACTGTGCCTGTGGCTGTGCTCATGTTCTTGATTTTGTTTTTTTATCCTCGCCTTGCTCCTGCTGCTCTGTTGTTTATTCATATCGGAACGGGGCTTTGCGTATGGCTGGCGGCTCGTCCCAGTTATCACATTGGTGCCAGTGGCGTGATTTATGGCTACGCGAGTTTTTTATTTTTTAGTGGCATTTTCCGAAAAAGTTGGCGAGCAGCCTTGCTCTCGTT
It encodes:
- a CDS encoding sensor histidine kinase, with amino-acid sequence MKNRTIALIVTLGVLCIAGIFSIQLFWLNRAFDLRETQFNFGVNIALRNVAVRLLHYNGHQMAAENPVSQLSPNYFVVRVNDVIDANVLELYLREELLKRNVIENFEYAIYDCVGEKMVYGNYVSLEKDEKNPSCTSSLPRWNTDNYYFGVYFPNKDANLLSSMGIWLFSTGVLVLVSVFFGYAMFVILKQKRLSEIQKEFINNMNHEFQTPLATITVAADVLRKPDIGKHPARLQNYANIIQHETQRLRSQVERLLQTASADKDVWELNRQTVHLHQVLEQVAESYTQTLQNVNGRIALDFPQNCSDEVSADGLHLRNAFANLIDNAIKYSALSPEIGIKTSCQKKGVLVEISDKGIGISAEHQRKIFDKFYRVPSGNLHNVKGFGLGLHYVKSVVEKHGGKINVHSRVGEGTTFGVWLPYSRK
- the proC gene encoding pyrroline-5-carboxylate reductase, producing the protein MKILIIGGGNMGTTYAESLVASHAISRQDLHLLERTEAKAEVFRAKGFVNVHLQAGDYIDEIDVIILAVKPQDAHKVYPMIAPYINDKHLILSVMAGVKIQNIQATLPTERIIRVMPNLPAQIGMGMSGFTADASVSKVELFAIQNLLNTTGKSIYFEQESLIDAVTAVSGSGPAYVYYFMESMINAAQQMGFSLQQAELLVEQTFMGAVHLLNLRDLSCREWITRVASKGGTTEAALSVFEARALDKIIAEGLQKANERAIALGQ
- a CDS encoding rhomboid family intramembrane serine protease, translated to MNNLPRFIRWPFIFLAICWGVWFFEAVTHIDLGVWGILPRHWSGLWGILFSPFLHGGLWHLVANTVPVAVLMFLILFFYPRLAPAALLFIHIGTGLCVWLAARPSYHIGASGVIYGYASFLFFSGIFRKSWRAALLSLLVFLLYGGMVAGVFPTDPHISWEAHLLGAFTGGVGAYIFREEPA
- a CDS encoding M3 family oligoendopeptidase; the encoded protein is MQIPSRPQRHLLPADFTVTDWAALEPYFQQLADRSIASVDDLKNWLSDRSELESLLEEEMGWRYIRMTCDTTNPDHTAAFHFFVEEIEPNIAPFANLLNEKLNESPFAGQLDSVAYQNFLRNVRKDIEIFREENIPLQTQIQTEQQRYGAISAAMTVTLDGHEFTLQQAAVRLQETDRDVRQSVYEAIQSRRLQESEQLNELYTQLLGLRHQVAQNAGFENFRDYMFKAMGRFDYTPADCFAFHEAVAEQVVPLLNGLAEHRRQALELTELRPWDLAVDEERRNPLKPFSSGEELLDKTIQAFYNIDKYLGDCLSVMKEMGHLDLVSRKGKAPGGYNYPLDEIGVPFIFMNATSTLRDLVTLLHEGGHAVHSFLTREQPLQFFKHPPSEVAELASMSMELISMEQWHLFFENEDDLRRAKREHLAQILETLPWVATIDKFQHWVYENPTHTLEQRKAAWLSIYEQFSPSAVNWSGYEHFKANIWQKQLHLFEVPFYYIEYAIAQLGAVAVWKNYKENPQRGLEGYLNALRLGYAAPISQIYEAAYIRFDFSKEYIKELMDFVSAEMKAL
- a CDS encoding GNAT family N-acetyltransferase, translating into MEVLVNKISKEEAMASSFHIRHKVFVEEQHVDEEEEYDEFEDVSTHVLATIDGNPAGTGRWRFTDLGIKLERFSVLEEYRSYGIGSAIMRFMLEDIAQKPESEGKTIYLHAQLTAMGLYTKFGFVAEGSTFQEAGIDHFKMIKRF